A segment of the Candidatus Binataceae bacterium genome:
TAAGTTCCCAGAGTTTCCCGCTGAATAGCAGTTTTGCGCCCAATTGCCAATTACGCCTTTCAGTTTCCTATTAACGAAACCCGTTTGATTCGCCACAATGCCCGCTATCAATTAGCTACATGGCCCTCGCGCGGTTAATCCTCGTCACCGGCAAGGGCGGCACGGGCAAGAGCGCGGTCGCCGCCGCCCTCGCGCTTTGGCTCGCGCGCCGGCGGCCCACGACGCTGGTCGATCTTGACCAGCGGATGTGGGCGGCGCGGATGCTCGGGATCGTGCCGCGCGATCACTCCGCTGTCCATGCCTCACCGCGCGACGGCGCGGAAGCGCCCGTCGACCTCGAAACCATCTCGCTCAGCGCCGCCACCGAACTCGAGGCCTTCATCGAGCGACTGGTGCCGATGAAGGCGATCGCGCGCCGGATGCTGCGAAGCCGCACCTTCGGCTACGTGACCGCCGCACTGCCGGGGCTGGAAGCGTTCCTGATGCTCGAGCGGCTCCGGCTGATTGCCGGGCGCGCGGCGCTGGAGGATCGCTACGCGGTGGTGGACGCTCCGGCCACGGGTAGTGCGCTGGAACTGCTCGCGGTGCCGGGAGCGCTCAAGCAAATCGCGCCGCTCGGAACGCTCAACCGCCTTGCCGCCAACGTCGAGAGCTTCATCGCCGACGCGGCGCGTTTTTCGGTGATGCTCACGCTGACACCGCAGGAGATGGCGCTGCGCGAAGCGCTCGAGGCATCCGACGTGCTTCGCGGCCGGCTCGGCGTAAACGTCGCCGCAGCGGCGCTCAATTGCGTGCCGTCCGCGCTGTTCACGCTGAGCGACCTGGAGGCGCTGGGCGCGCCGGGCGCGGACCCGGGATACGCGCGCCTTGCGCAATGGCGCGACGGCGCGGGGCGTTTCGCGGCGCGCGCGCGCCGCGAAGCGTCCCGCGCCGGCCTCAGCGTGGTCGAACTGCCGATGCTGTTCAGCCCGGCCCTGGGCCGGGCTGAACTGGAGGAGCTGAGCCGCGCCTTCGACGCGGCGATGTTCGCGGCTGCGCCGCGAACATTCGCGCGTCAACCGCAAGCACCGACCCGCGCGCTCAAACTCGCCGCGCGGCGGGCGAAACGCACCCGGCCGACAAAGCCTCCGGCGAAATCCCCGACGAAATCCCGATGACCGCCGCGCACGCCCCGCACGGGCTGCTCAAGAACCGTTTGCTCGTCTGCCTTGGCCCCGGCGGCGTCGGCAAGACCACGATCAGCGCCACGCTCGCGCTCTCAGCCGCGATTGTGGGGCGGCGGGTCGACGTGATGACCGTCGACCCAGCACCCCGTTTGCTCGACGCGCTGGGGCTCGGCGGCGTGAACGCCGCCGAGCCCCACGAGGTCGCGCTCGACGACCTCGCGCTCGACGGAATCCACGATACGGGGATGACCGACGACGCGGCGGGCGGCTTGGCCGGCGCGGGCGTTGCCGCGCGCAGGCGCCCGGCGCGCCGCGCCGGGCGCCTGCGTGCGCTCCGCATGGACCCCAAGCGCACGTTCGACGGTATCATCGCCCGCCACGCGCCCTCGCCCGCCGCCGCCGACGCGATCATGCAGAACCGCATCTATCGCAATCTCTCGCAGGCGCTGGCTGGCGTGGGGGATTACATGGCGATGGAACGGCTGCTCGAATTGAGCGAGGAGCCGGCGACTGACCTGGTGGTGCTCGACACGCCGCCCGCGCGTGAGGCGCTGGACTTTCTCGACGCGCCCCGCCGCCTCCTCGAGCTGCTCAATTCGCGCGCGGTGACGCTGCTCGGGGGCGGGATGCGCCGCGGCTTCAGCGTCGTTGACCTCGCCGCTCGCGCCGTGCTCTCCGCTTTCGACCGCTTGACCGGGCTGCATATGCTGGGCGACGTGCAAGCCTTCGTGCGGAGCTTCGACGGGATGTATGCCGGATTCGCCGAGCGCGCCGCGCGCGCCCAGCGATTGCTCGTCGCCCCGGACACCGCGGTGGTGGTGGTCACAACCGCCGAGCCGGAGCGCATCGCACAGGCGCACGAATTTCTTGCGGCGCTGCGCGCGGCCGAGATCGAGCCGCGCGCGGTCATCGTCAACCGGACGTTGCCCCCGATTGTGCCGCATGAGCAGATCGCGCGGGCGCCGCTTGAACCCGCGCTCAAACGCAAACTCGCTCGCGCGGCCGCCGAGTTCGCCGCGCTCAAGCAGCGCGAAACGGCCGCGATCGCGTCCCTGCGCGCCGGCGAGTCGCCGGACCTCGAGCTCGTCGCGGCGCCCGATCTTGGACGAGAGCCGGCCGACCTTGCCGACCTCGCGCGGCTCGGGCAGAGCTTCGAGATCGCGTGAATGTGCCGGAGGCGGATTCGGCTAGTCGGAGCTAATGCCGCCGCGGCCCTTGCGCCGGCGCCGCACGGGACGCTGTCCCGAAGTCGAGCCCTCAGGCGGGACCGGACGGACGGGCCGGATCTCCGAATCGGAATGACCACGGCGCGAGGCCGCCATCTCCTCCGCGGACAGCATCCGGTCGATCTTGATGCTAAGGTTGACCAGTTGGCTCGATAGCGTGTCGAGCCGAGACTTGAGTTCGCGGATGTCGCGCTTGGACGGGATGTTGACGAAATCCAAAACCGTCTCGACGTTGCGGTCGAAGACGTGCTTGTTGGCCATCAAACGCTCTCCCGCGCGGCCCAGGCTCTTGCGCATTCGTTCGTTGGCCATCAGCTCGCCCATAACGCTCCCCAACCCTTCCTCGCTCATCTGGCGCAGCTTGGAAATGATATTTTCAGCGTCGCGGCGTGCCATTCCTAAACACTATAGCCCCGCCGACCAGCGCCGCAAACCATATGCGAGCCGCAACCACGATGATGCGGCTGTGCGGTACAAGCGATCGACGAGAGCGCTCGAGCTGGTGTGCATGTAATCCGATGTGGGCGATCGCATCCATCCTCAACGTAACCTCGGGCTTCGCCCTGATGCGCTATCGCGGGGGGCCGGCCGAGATTATCGCGACCTCGTTGATTATCGACGCGGCGCTCGCGCCGCTCACCGCAACGATCGCCGCGCGGCGTGGCCGCTCGCGGGTGGCATGGTCGCTGCTCGGCTTGGGGTTCGGAATGTGGGCGCTTGTGGCGACCCTGATGCTGCGTCCGCGAGTTGCGGTCGCGCCGCCGCCTACTTCTGATGCCGCCTGAGGAACGCCAGCACCCGCGCGTAAACTTCGCTCTCCGCGTGGGTGCCGCAAATCACGTCCAGGTGGCCCCATCCGTCGAGCCGCTTGACCGTGACGTCGGCGCTGCCGGTCGCCGCGGCGGATTCCGCCACCATCGCCGGCCACTTGGCGGAAATGTTCGTGCTGGCGAATGCGATCACGGGAATCTTTGAAGCTTTGAGCCGAGCGAGCGCGCCCGCGTCGAACGGATTGTCGTAATCCTGCACGGCCGGCCACCATCGGTCGTACCCGATCAGCACCCGCGCCAGCACCGACGGATCGGAAAATCCGCCTTGTGGATTCGCGAGCCCGCCGTGTCCGCCGAACAGGCCGCCCGCCTCATACACCACGTGTTCGAGATTCTCGGCCGCGGTTTTGTATTTCGGCAGCGGCGCCGGGCCGCCGGGATCGCGAATCACCGCCTCCATCAGCGCGCGGCGCTTGTCGTAGGTCAGATGGCGCCCGCCGACATCGTCGGCGACGCGCCCCGCGGGCATCGCCGGCGCGGGACCGCGGGGAATGAAGCCGTCGAGAATCACGAGTCCAGCCACTTCTTGCGGATGAAGCGCCGCGAAGAGATAGGCAAAGCTCGCGCCGCGGCTGAACCCCGCGACGAAGAGCCTGCCCTGATGTGTTGTCGCTCTGATGAACGCCGCCGCTGCTCCGATATCATCGGCAAACGCACGATTCGTCCATCCGGCCATTACGGAAAGCTTTTTCGCCGGCGTGTCGGCAGGGACGAAATGCGTCCGATAGTCCATTGTCCACACGTCGATGCCGTGCGCGGCCAGATAAAGCGGCATCGAGTAGCGCACGTCGTCAACCGCGACCTCCCCGTTCATGTTGGTGCCCGGCAGATAGAGCATCACGATTCCCGTATGGGCCGGCGCGACCGGGCCGCTCGTGATTCGATGGAGCCCGACACGATCGAACGGCGACGGCCCGCGCCCCGCGACAAAATGCCATTCATAGATTCCGGGCGCGCCCTCGAGCGCGCGCGGCGCGCCGACTTGCGAGAATCCCGGTTCCGGTGACGCTGCAACCGCGCGATGCGAATCGCCGAACGCGGCCGCTATCGCCAAGGTCAGGGCGACCAAGGCCATCCGGAACGCGATTTCGTTTCGCCGTCTGGTTGCGTTGTGCATCCGCGCAGTAAAACAGTAAAAGAGAAACGATAAAAGAAAAGAATCGATCTGATGATCACCGCGGAAGCCGACCAAGGAGTTCCACCCCGATGAGCGAAAAAATCGAATTCGCGTTCTGGTCGCCGCAGGCCGGCGCGACCGTCAAGACTCTGCTCGACCGCGCCGAGATGGCCGAGCGCCTGGGCTATCATTCGTTCTGGCTGGTCGATCACTTCTGGACGCTCGGCCTCATCGACGTCGATCTGCTCGAGGCGGTGACGATGATGAGCGCTATCGCCGCCCGCACCGAGCGCGTGCGGATCGGCACGCTGGTGCTGTGCAACTCCTTTCGCAACCCGGCGCTGCTGGCCAAATCGCTCACCACGATCGATCAGATCTCCAACGGGCGGCTCGAGGTCGGGCTGGGCGCGGGATGGATGGAGCAGGAGTATCGCGCCAACGGCTACGAATTTCCGTCGGTGGGCGCGCGCTTGCGCCAGCTCGAGGAGGGATTGCAAATCTTAAAGGCGATGTTCACCGAGAACCGCGCCACCTTCAAAGGCCGCTACTACTCGGTCACCGATGCGCCCAACAATCCCAAACCGGTGCAGAAACCGCATCCGCCGATCATGATCGGCGGCGCGGGCGAGAAGGTGATGCTGCGCCTGGTCGCCAAGTACGCCGATCGCTGGAACATCCCGGCCGGCTATCGCGACTTCAAGAAAACGCTTGGCGTGCTGCACGAACATTGCCGCGCCGTGGGTCGCGACCCCAAAGAAATCACCGTATCGGAGCAGGTGATGGTCTGTATCGGCGCGAACAAGGCCGAAGCGGATCAGAAGTGGGAGATGGTCAAGGGGCGCAAGCCTTTCTCATTCACCGCGATAAAGGGCACACCCGACGAGGTCGTCAGGCAGTTTCGCGAGCGCGTCTCGTGGGGCATCACGATGTTCACGATGATGTTTGCCGACATGGCCCCGCCGCAGACGGTCGAGCTGTTCGCGCGCGAGGTGATGCCGGCCTTCGCGTAGGAGACGAGAGGCGCGCCGCGCACGCCTTGACACTCCATCGAGACGGCGCGAAGCTCGCTCAGTTCTCGCGCGCCCCGCATCGCGGAGGAACCTGACGATGGCCTATGACCTGCTGATCCGCAATGCCGCCATCTGCGATGGCACGGGCGCTCCCGTGCGAGGGGGCGCGCTCGCGGTCAGCGAAGGCAAGATCGCCGCGATGGGCGATGTTGGCGGCCCGGCGCGGCGCGAGATCGACGCCGACGGCGCGGTGCTGGCGCCCGGCTTTATCGATATCCACACGCACTACGACGCACAGATTTCGTGGGACCCGCTGCTCACCTGCTCGTCGTGGCATGGCGTCACCACGCTGCTGATGGGCAATTGCGGCGTAGGCGTCGCGCCCTGCCGCCCCGGCCAGCAATCCACCATGGCGTGGGACCTGGTCAACGTCGAGGCTCTGCCCCACGACGTGCTGATGCGCGGAGTGACCTGGGACTGGGAAAGTTTTCCGCAATACATGGCGGCAGTCGAGCGCCGCGGCGTCGCGCTCAACGTCGGCTTCCTCGTGCCGCTCTCGGCGCTGCGTTTCTACGTCATCGGCGAGCAGGCCGCGGAGCGCGCCGCGACCGAATCCGAGACGGCCGAGATGGCGCGTCTCTATGGCGAAGCCCTCCGTGCCGGGGCCGCCGGCGTCTCGCTCAGCCTCGCGCCGCAACATATCGGCTTTCAGGGGCGTCCGCTGGCGAGCCGGATGGCGAGCGACGGCGAACTGCGTGCGCTC
Coding sequences within it:
- a CDS encoding ArsA-related P-loop ATPase; the protein is MTAAHAPHGLLKNRLLVCLGPGGVGKTTISATLALSAAIVGRRVDVMTVDPAPRLLDALGLGGVNAAEPHEVALDDLALDGIHDTGMTDDAAGGLAGAGVAARRRPARRAGRLRALRMDPKRTFDGIIARHAPSPAAADAIMQNRIYRNLSQALAGVGDYMAMERLLELSEEPATDLVVLDTPPAREALDFLDAPRRLLELLNSRAVTLLGGGMRRGFSVVDLAARAVLSAFDRLTGLHMLGDVQAFVRSFDGMYAGFAERAARAQRLLVAPDTAVVVVTTAEPERIAQAHEFLAALRAAEIEPRAVIVNRTLPPIVPHEQIARAPLEPALKRKLARAAAEFAALKQRETAAIASLRAGESPDLELVAAPDLGREPADLADLARLGQSFEIA
- a CDS encoding alpha/beta fold hydrolase, whose translation is MALVALTLAIAAAFGDSHRAVAASPEPGFSQVGAPRALEGAPGIYEWHFVAGRGPSPFDRVGLHRITSGPVAPAHTGIVMLYLPGTNMNGEVAVDDVRYSMPLYLAAHGIDVWTMDYRTHFVPADTPAKKLSVMAGWTNRAFADDIGAAAAFIRATTHQGRLFVAGFSRGASFAYLFAALHPQEVAGLVILDGFIPRGPAPAMPAGRVADDVGGRHLTYDKRRALMEAVIRDPGGPAPLPKYKTAAENLEHVVYEAGGLFGGHGGLANPQGGFSDPSVLARVLIGYDRWWPAVQDYDNPFDAGALARLKASKIPVIAFASTNISAKWPAMVAESAAATGSADVTVKRLDGWGHLDVICGTHAESEVYARVLAFLRRHQK
- a CDS encoding ArsA-related P-loop ATPase codes for the protein MALARLILVTGKGGTGKSAVAAALALWLARRRPTTLVDLDQRMWAARMLGIVPRDHSAVHASPRDGAEAPVDLETISLSAATELEAFIERLVPMKAIARRMLRSRTFGYVTAALPGLEAFLMLERLRLIAGRAALEDRYAVVDAPATGSALELLAVPGALKQIAPLGTLNRLAANVESFIADAARFSVMLTLTPQEMALREALEASDVLRGRLGVNVAAAALNCVPSALFTLSDLEALGAPGADPGYARLAQWRDGAGRFAARARREASRAGLSVVELPMLFSPALGRAELEELSRAFDAAMFAAAPRTFARQPQAPTRALKLAARRAKRTRPTKPPAKSPTKSR
- a CDS encoding TIGR03560 family F420-dependent LLM class oxidoreductase yields the protein MSEKIEFAFWSPQAGATVKTLLDRAEMAERLGYHSFWLVDHFWTLGLIDVDLLEAVTMMSAIAARTERVRIGTLVLCNSFRNPALLAKSLTTIDQISNGRLEVGLGAGWMEQEYRANGYEFPSVGARLRQLEEGLQILKAMFTENRATFKGRYYSVTDAPNNPKPVQKPHPPIMIGGAGEKVMLRLVAKYADRWNIPAGYRDFKKTLGVLHEHCRAVGRDPKEITVSEQVMVCIGANKAEADQKWEMVKGRKPFSFTAIKGTPDEVVRQFRERVSWGITMFTMMFADMAPPQTVELFAREVMPAFA